In a single window of the Streptomyces sp. NBC_00094 genome:
- a CDS encoding TerD family protein codes for MQEMPKGANVGLAALSDDAGSVIVGLSWSSAAGDGDADVSVLLVDDTGKVRGDTDFYFYNHPAADDGSVQLLGKVPTENGSEDRISLDLTAIPADVVRIVVAASQYGGACFGDLDDLRMSVTDRSGEPLLGFAISDATVETAFIFGELYRRNDEWKFRAVGQGYETGLAGLATDFGITVVEDDEGDAAGTSAGTEAEAGVGTGAGADAALVTLPAQATSSADRVASAPAPTSPGDKPDPVRRRGTRTAKKKVTLPKAPKKSLAENDSWKPARLFPVPSYKSDREREMRATSVLLSVMAEVPEFGRRLTAGFGAPAGRMQTFTEVSLPHGESPKRPDGVIRVERAGKLWTALVETKTNGNPLKSEQVQNYMDIAARRGYEAVITLSNDVALEGSPLVAVKTDGRRKHKVSLWHLSWAEVAHQAQMLIRHEGVGNAAHAWLLQELLHYLQHENSGCHGFQNMGPSWVPVRNGIDSETLCQGDPRAVEVVESWERLIRQVCLRLGGELGQKALPVQRAKRGTDPKSRRTELADLLCEEGKLSAELRVDGAQSILAITADLRTGKIRTSIDVSAPEGSYPLSVAKRLLRVLDDAPADLHVETLVEGRSGARGTLERLRPEPGDLLPKDGVAITGFRLSLFKGMGGSRGSTESGFIRSIDEAVDRFYGSVVAHVGQFEQRRPSRARTAAAPSGDL; via the coding sequence ATGCAGGAGATGCCCAAGGGCGCCAACGTCGGACTGGCCGCCCTCAGTGACGACGCCGGCTCGGTGATCGTCGGCTTGAGTTGGAGCAGCGCGGCGGGCGACGGCGACGCGGACGTCTCGGTGTTGCTCGTCGACGACACCGGCAAGGTGCGCGGCGACACCGACTTCTACTTCTACAACCACCCCGCTGCCGACGACGGCAGCGTGCAACTGCTGGGCAAGGTCCCGACGGAGAACGGCAGTGAGGACCGGATCAGTCTGGACCTCACGGCGATCCCCGCGGACGTCGTCAGGATCGTGGTGGCGGCGAGCCAGTACGGCGGTGCCTGCTTCGGTGATCTGGACGACCTGCGCATGTCGGTCACCGACCGTTCGGGCGAGCCGCTGCTCGGCTTCGCCATCTCGGATGCCACCGTCGAGACGGCCTTCATCTTCGGCGAGCTGTACCGACGGAACGACGAGTGGAAGTTCCGTGCCGTGGGGCAGGGCTACGAGACGGGTCTCGCCGGTCTCGCCACGGACTTCGGCATCACCGTCGTCGAGGACGACGAGGGCGATGCCGCGGGGACGAGTGCGGGTACGGAAGCGGAAGCGGGTGTGGGTACCGGCGCCGGTGCCGACGCCGCCCTCGTCACCCTGCCCGCCCAAGCCACCTCCTCCGCCGACCGCGTCGCCTCCGCCCCGGCCCCGACCTCGCCCGGCGACAAGCCGGATCCCGTCCGGCGCCGGGGTACCCGGACGGCCAAGAAGAAGGTCACTCTCCCGAAGGCCCCGAAGAAGTCCCTGGCGGAGAACGACTCCTGGAAGCCCGCCCGGCTCTTCCCCGTCCCCTCCTACAAGAGCGACCGGGAGCGCGAAATGCGCGCGACCTCGGTCCTGCTCTCCGTCATGGCAGAGGTGCCGGAGTTCGGCCGTCGCCTCACCGCGGGCTTCGGCGCCCCCGCGGGCCGGATGCAGACGTTCACCGAGGTCTCCCTCCCGCACGGCGAGAGCCCGAAGCGTCCGGACGGCGTCATCCGGGTCGAGCGGGCCGGAAAGCTCTGGACGGCGCTCGTGGAGACCAAGACCAACGGCAACCCGCTGAAGTCCGAGCAGGTCCAGAACTACATGGACATCGCCGCCAGACGGGGGTACGAGGCCGTCATCACCCTCTCCAACGACGTGGCGCTGGAAGGGAGCCCACTCGTCGCCGTGAAGACGGACGGACGGCGCAAGCACAAGGTCTCGCTCTGGCACCTCTCCTGGGCCGAAGTAGCCCACCAGGCGCAGATGTTGATCCGCCACGAGGGCGTGGGCAACGCCGCGCACGCCTGGCTCCTGCAGGAGCTGCTCCACTACCTCCAGCATGAGAACTCCGGTTGTCACGGTTTCCAGAACATGGGGCCGTCCTGGGTGCCCGTACGCAACGGCATCGACTCCGAGACCCTGTGCCAGGGCGACCCTCGCGCGGTGGAGGTCGTGGAGAGCTGGGAGCGGCTGATCCGTCAGGTCTGCCTGCGTCTGGGCGGCGAGCTCGGACAGAAGGCCTTGCCTGTGCAGCGGGCCAAGCGGGGAACGGACCCGAAGTCGCGGCGTACGGAACTCGCCGACCTGCTCTGCGAGGAGGGGAAGCTCTCCGCCGAGCTGCGGGTCGACGGCGCGCAGAGCATCCTGGCCATCACCGCGGACCTCCGCACCGGGAAGATCCGTACGTCCATCGACGTCTCCGCACCGGAGGGCTCGTACCCCCTCTCGGTCGCGAAGCGGCTCCTCCGGGTGCTGGACGACGCACCCGCCGATCTGCACGTGGAGACCCTCGTGGAGGGGCGGAGCGGGGCCCGCGGGACGCTGGAGCGACTGCGTCCCGAGCCCGGGGACCTGCTACCCAAGGACGGTGTGGCCATCACCGGTTTCAGGCTCTCGCTCTTCAAGGGGATGGGCGGAAGCCGGGGCAGTACGGAGTCGGGGTTCATCCGCAGCATCGACGAGGCCGTCGACCGCTTCTACGGGTCGGTCGTCGCACACGTGGGCCAGTTCGAGCAGCGGCGGCCCTCCCGCGCCAGGACCGCCGCCGCCCCTTCCGGCGACCTCTGA
- a CDS encoding YciI family protein gives MKYLVMVQGSQADYEAMSGRGSAESPAWDKDQLTTMFAHMNAINEELTAKGEMLDGQGLAAPSTTRFVTVDGEGGPVVTDGPYAETKEVLAGYWLLDCASLDRVTEIAAQVARCPAPPGAPEYAVVIRPVDERGPSQD, from the coding sequence ATGAAGTACCTGGTGATGGTGCAGGGCTCGCAGGCCGACTACGAGGCGATGTCGGGCCGCGGCTCGGCCGAGAGCCCCGCCTGGGACAAGGACCAGCTCACGACGATGTTCGCCCACATGAACGCGATCAACGAAGAGCTGACCGCGAAGGGCGAGATGCTCGACGGCCAGGGCCTCGCCGCCCCGTCCACGACCCGCTTCGTGACGGTGGACGGCGAGGGCGGGCCGGTCGTCACCGACGGCCCCTACGCGGAGACCAAGGAGGTCCTCGCGGGCTACTGGCTCCTCGACTGCGCCTCCCTGGACCGCGTCACGGAGATCGCCGCCCAGGTGGCCCGCTGCCCCGCGCCGCCCGGAGCACCGGAGTACGCGGTGGTGATCCGCCCGGTCGACGAGAGGGGCCCGAGCCAGGACTGA
- a CDS encoding winged helix DNA-binding domain-containing protein, producing MSETRTRTIGDAERRARLAVRHRLAASARAATAEEVGDALVALHGTDPASVFLAVGARLGGDAGPVGEMERALYEDRSLVRMHGMRHTLFVFPASLAAAVHSSTTHPAAVRERAVLLRHLAEGSTFDAAWLAETERLVLAELAVRGEATGTELGTAVPRLRETYVYGPGTRQEGVQSVASRVLRVLGMEGRIVRGRPQGSWTSSRFRWALAEEHPPVAPAEARAELLGRWLAACGPATEADLKWWTGWKVTDVRGALAAVGAVPVALAEGTGFVLPDDLGPVPAPEPWAALLPALDPTAMGWQARDWYQDPEHRAALYDRSGNIAPTVWWDGRIVGVWAQRPDGEVTHRLLADVGGEAERAIGSEVARLAAWVGEVRVTPRFRTPLERELAA from the coding sequence ATGAGTGAGACGCGTACGAGAACGATCGGCGACGCCGAGCGCAGGGCCCGGCTCGCGGTACGGCACCGGCTGGCCGCGTCCGCGCGGGCCGCGACGGCGGAGGAGGTCGGGGACGCCCTGGTGGCGCTGCACGGCACGGACCCGGCGAGTGTGTTCCTCGCGGTGGGGGCGCGGCTGGGCGGTGACGCCGGGCCCGTCGGGGAGATGGAGCGGGCGCTGTACGAGGACCGGTCCCTGGTCCGGATGCACGGGATGCGGCATACGCTCTTCGTCTTCCCGGCCTCCCTCGCGGCGGCCGTGCACTCCTCGACGACGCACCCGGCCGCCGTGCGCGAACGGGCCGTGCTCCTCAGGCACTTGGCGGAAGGCAGCACCTTCGACGCCGCCTGGCTGGCGGAGACGGAGCGTCTGGTCCTCGCCGAGCTGGCCGTACGGGGAGAGGCGACCGGCACCGAACTGGGCACGGCCGTACCGAGGTTGAGAGAGACCTACGTGTACGGGCCGGGCACCCGCCAGGAGGGGGTCCAGTCCGTCGCGAGCCGGGTGCTGCGGGTCCTGGGCATGGAGGGCCGGATCGTACGGGGGCGGCCGCAGGGGTCGTGGACGTCGAGCCGCTTCCGCTGGGCACTCGCCGAGGAGCACCCGCCGGTCGCGCCGGCGGAGGCGCGGGCGGAGCTGCTCGGGCGCTGGCTGGCGGCCTGCGGGCCGGCGACCGAGGCGGACCTCAAGTGGTGGACGGGGTGGAAGGTCACGGACGTGCGCGGGGCGCTCGCCGCCGTCGGGGCGGTGCCGGTGGCGCTGGCCGAGGGCACCGGCTTCGTCCTGCCGGACGACCTCGGCCCCGTACCGGCACCGGAGCCGTGGGCGGCGCTGCTGCCCGCGCTCGACCCGACGGCGATGGGGTGGCAGGCCCGGGACTGGTACCAGGACCCGGAGCACCGGGCGGCGCTGTACGACCGCAGCGGGAACATCGCGCCGACGGTGTGGTGGGACGGCCGGATCGTCGGCGTCTGGGCGCAGCGCCCGGACGGTGAGGTCACGCACCGGCTCCTGGCCGATGTGGGCGGGGAGGCGGAGCGGGCGATCGGGTCGGAGGTGGCGCGGCTCGCCGCCTGGGTGGGGGAGGTACGGGTGACGCCCCGGTTCCGCACCCCGCTGGAGCGGGAGCTCGCCGCGTAG
- a CDS encoding aldo/keto reductase has translation MRYRTLGGTGIDVSTYCLGTMMFGAVGNPDHEDSVRIIHAALDQGINFVDTADMYSAGESEEIVGKALRDSRRREETVLATKVYFPVGGEGPNKGGLSRRWITRAVENSLRRLGTDWIDLYQVHRPDPRTDIEETLGALGDLVTQGKIRAFGCSTFPAEEIVEAHAVAERRGLRRFRSEQPPYSLLARGVEATVLPVAQRYGMGVLTWSPLASGFLTGRYRKGAPIDLTSGRAALTPHRFDPALPVNAAKLEAVEELVALADEIGCTLPELAIAFVTAHPAVTSVIIGPRTMDQLEGLLKGAPVVLTDEVLDRIDAIVPPGTNLYPPDGVWRPRSLTEPALRRRPLAERAAG, from the coding sequence ATGCGCTATCGAACGCTCGGCGGGACCGGGATCGACGTCAGCACGTACTGCCTCGGCACCATGATGTTCGGTGCCGTGGGCAATCCGGACCACGAGGACTCCGTACGGATCATCCATGCCGCCCTCGACCAGGGCATCAACTTCGTCGACACCGCCGACATGTACTCGGCCGGCGAGTCCGAGGAGATCGTCGGCAAGGCGCTGCGCGACTCCCGGCGCCGCGAGGAGACCGTCCTCGCCACCAAGGTGTACTTCCCGGTGGGCGGCGAGGGCCCCAACAAGGGCGGCCTGTCCCGGCGTTGGATCACCCGCGCCGTCGAGAACAGCCTGCGGCGGCTCGGCACCGACTGGATCGACCTCTACCAGGTCCACCGGCCCGACCCCCGTACGGACATCGAGGAGACCCTCGGCGCCCTCGGCGACCTCGTCACCCAGGGGAAGATCCGGGCCTTCGGCTGCTCCACCTTCCCGGCCGAGGAGATCGTCGAGGCGCACGCCGTCGCCGAGCGGCGCGGACTGCGCCGCTTCCGCTCCGAGCAGCCGCCGTACTCGCTGCTCGCGCGGGGCGTCGAGGCGACCGTGCTGCCCGTGGCCCAGCGGTACGGGATGGGGGTGCTGACCTGGAGCCCGCTCGCGTCCGGCTTCCTCACCGGCCGGTACCGCAAGGGTGCGCCGATCGACCTGACCAGCGGACGGGCCGCGCTCACCCCGCACCGCTTCGACCCCGCGCTGCCCGTCAACGCGGCCAAGCTCGAAGCCGTCGAGGAGCTCGTCGCCCTCGCGGACGAGATCGGGTGCACCCTGCCCGAGCTGGCGATCGCCTTCGTCACCGCGCACCCGGCAGTGACCTCCGTGATCATCGGGCCGCGCACGATGGACCAGCTGGAGGGGCTGCTGAAGGGCGCGCCGGTCGTGCTCACGGACGAGGTCCTGGACCGCATCGACGCGATCGTGCCGCCGGGGACGAACCTCTACCCGCCGGACGGCGTCTGGCGTCCCCGCTCCCTCACCGAACCGGCGCTGCGGCGGCGGCCGTTGGCGGAACGGGCGGCGGGCTGA
- a CDS encoding alpha/beta fold hydrolase — translation MTDSLSSRWTERVVVRDGVRLSCRDWGGSGPDVLLLHGLAGHAGEWDATALALRDAGYRVLALDQRGHGSSERRPADVSRAAYVADVVAVVRELGLHRPVLVGQSLGGHTALLTAAAHPGLPAALVLVEAGPGGSNPGVQAAIGDWFAAWPVPFPSREAAVAYLGGGKRPVGEGWADGLDTRGDGLWPRFDADVMVRALDENATRAFWDEWTAITCPTLAVLGQGEQGGIIGDEEYAEMARLRPGLYGVGVPGTGHDVHLERPDVLHALVTGFLGRPVRRAARRAFPCLGAHSNS, via the coding sequence ATGACGGATTCCTTGAGTTCCCGCTGGACCGAGCGGGTCGTCGTACGGGACGGCGTACGGCTGTCCTGCCGCGACTGGGGCGGCTCCGGGCCCGACGTCCTCCTCCTCCACGGGCTCGCCGGGCACGCCGGGGAGTGGGACGCGACCGCCCTCGCCCTGCGGGACGCCGGATACCGGGTCCTCGCCCTCGACCAGCGCGGTCACGGGAGCAGCGAGCGGCGGCCCGCGGACGTCTCGCGTGCCGCCTACGTCGCCGACGTGGTGGCCGTGGTGAGGGAACTCGGGCTCCACCGTCCCGTGCTGGTCGGGCAGTCGCTCGGCGGCCACACCGCCCTCCTCACCGCCGCCGCCCACCCCGGGCTGCCGGCCGCCCTCGTCCTCGTCGAGGCCGGTCCCGGCGGCTCGAACCCCGGCGTCCAGGCCGCCATCGGCGACTGGTTCGCCGCCTGGCCGGTGCCCTTCCCGTCGCGGGAGGCGGCCGTCGCGTACCTCGGGGGCGGGAAGCGGCCCGTCGGGGAGGGGTGGGCCGACGGACTCGACACGCGCGGCGACGGGCTGTGGCCGCGTTTCGACGCCGACGTCATGGTCCGGGCGCTCGACGAGAACGCCACCCGCGCCTTCTGGGACGAGTGGACGGCCATCACCTGCCCGACCCTCGCCGTCCTCGGCCAGGGCGAGCAGGGCGGGATCATCGGCGACGAGGAGTACGCGGAGATGGCCCGGCTCCGGCCCGGGCTGTACGGGGTCGGCGTGCCCGGCACCGGCCACGACGTGCACCTGGAGCGGCCCGACGTCCTGCACGCCCTGGTGACCGGATTCCTCGGCCGGCCGGTCAGACGTGCGGCCAGGCGGGCGTTCCCTTGCCTTGGAGCGCACTCCAATTCCTAG
- a CDS encoding DUF5937 family protein, with protein MDSGLSFSAADLAQTRFAVSPMWETVTSFRVLSRPSDTSPHRRWAAQVRPRVVRAGLDRGWLAALVPAHGYLADFLTPTPTGPFPTLDAEVDAIRRTPPEQVRDDLRRLGVEGVDGPRIRLLREAPEAALAKVADEIEAYWELALAPYWARVQKLLEADVFHRARQVAEHGSARVLSELHETVRWDDGTLRLVRRHCALTRDQAGSGLLLIPSAFAWPKVLTRSVHPDPPQLAYPARGIGTLWEPRTTAATDAVAAVLGRSRTLLLTELDTPASTTQLATHCGLSAAGVSQHLIALRNAGLVTAHRSGRSVLYARTAVADQLLNP; from the coding sequence ATGGACTCCGGGCTCAGTTTCTCCGCCGCCGACCTCGCCCAGACCCGCTTCGCCGTCTCCCCCATGTGGGAGACCGTCACGAGTTTCCGCGTCCTCTCCCGGCCGTCCGACACCTCCCCGCACCGCCGCTGGGCCGCCCAGGTCCGTCCCCGCGTCGTCCGCGCCGGGCTCGACCGTGGCTGGCTCGCCGCGCTCGTTCCCGCCCACGGCTACCTCGCCGACTTCCTCACCCCCACCCCCACCGGCCCCTTCCCCACCCTCGACGCCGAGGTCGACGCCATCCGCCGCACCCCGCCCGAGCAGGTGCGCGACGACCTCCGGCGGCTCGGGGTCGAGGGCGTCGACGGACCCCGGATCCGTCTGCTGCGGGAGGCCCCCGAAGCCGCCCTCGCCAAGGTCGCCGACGAGATCGAGGCGTACTGGGAGCTCGCCCTCGCCCCCTACTGGGCCCGGGTCCAGAAGCTCCTGGAGGCCGACGTCTTCCACCGGGCCCGCCAGGTCGCCGAGCACGGTTCGGCGCGGGTCCTGAGCGAACTCCACGAGACCGTACGGTGGGACGACGGCACCCTGCGGCTCGTACGGCGCCACTGCGCGCTCACCCGCGACCAGGCGGGCTCCGGGCTGCTCCTCATCCCCTCCGCCTTCGCCTGGCCCAAGGTCCTCACCCGCTCCGTCCACCCCGATCCGCCCCAACTCGCCTATCCGGCCCGGGGCATCGGGACCCTGTGGGAGCCCCGTACGACCGCCGCCACGGACGCCGTCGCCGCCGTCCTCGGCCGCTCCCGCACCCTGCTGCTCACCGAGCTCGACACCCCCGCCTCCACCACCCAGCTCGCCACCCACTGCGGGCTGTCCGCCGCCGGGGTCTCCCAGCACCTCATCGCCCTGCGGAACGCCGGCCTCGTCACTGCCCACCGCAGCGGGCGCTCCGTCCTCTACGCCCGTACCGCCGTCGCCGACCAGCTCCTCAACCCGTAG
- a CDS encoding MFS transporter produces MPSSFRGLPPVVWTIFAGTIVNRLGYLVTPFLVFFLASRDVTGADTSYVLGALGAGNLIGPAVGGILADRIGRRPTMLIGLIGAAAAQGALFLAPGVWTMAAASLLISTAGSAVSPAAYALLADAVDGENRQRAYALFGWGVNIGSAVAGVLGGYLAAHGYWLLFAVDAGSMLIFAGVVAVRLKEPARAATPEDGAEAKKDGTGYGVVLRDRLALLLLPLFGIQLFVYSLTEVALPLAVHDSGLSPAVYGAMAAVNAVLVVALQPFATARLAKLPQLAVQSAGSVLIAVGVALTGLADGIVGYTVSVVVWSLGEVVVAGIAAGVVANLAPAHARGRYQGAFSWTWGTARFAALTVGVAAYTTLGPAALWWTALVAGTAAAAATVALTTRVQRRTAHELAA; encoded by the coding sequence ATGCCCTCCTCCTTCCGCGGTCTCCCGCCCGTCGTCTGGACGATCTTCGCCGGAACGATCGTCAACCGTCTCGGCTACCTCGTCACCCCGTTCCTGGTCTTCTTCCTGGCCTCGCGAGACGTGACCGGCGCCGACACCTCGTACGTCCTCGGCGCCCTCGGCGCGGGCAACCTGATAGGCCCCGCCGTCGGCGGGATCCTCGCCGACCGCATCGGCCGCCGCCCCACGATGCTGATCGGCCTGATCGGCGCGGCGGCGGCGCAGGGAGCACTGTTCCTGGCGCCCGGGGTGTGGACGATGGCGGCGGCTTCGCTGCTGATCAGCACGGCCGGCAGCGCGGTCTCCCCGGCGGCGTACGCGTTGCTGGCCGACGCGGTCGACGGCGAGAACCGGCAGCGGGCGTACGCGCTCTTCGGCTGGGGCGTGAACATCGGCTCAGCCGTGGCGGGCGTCCTGGGCGGCTACCTCGCGGCGCACGGCTACTGGCTGCTGTTCGCGGTGGACGCGGGCTCGATGCTGATCTTCGCCGGGGTCGTGGCGGTCCGCCTGAAGGAGCCGGCCCGCGCGGCGACTCCGGAGGACGGGGCCGAGGCGAAGAAGGACGGCACCGGCTACGGAGTCGTCCTCCGCGACCGCCTCGCGCTGCTCCTGCTCCCGCTGTTCGGCATCCAGCTCTTCGTGTACTCGCTGACCGAGGTCGCCCTGCCGCTCGCCGTCCACGACAGCGGCCTCTCGCCGGCGGTGTACGGGGCGATGGCGGCGGTCAACGCGGTCCTGGTCGTCGCCCTCCAGCCCTTCGCGACGGCGCGGCTGGCCAAGCTCCCGCAGCTCGCGGTGCAGAGCGCCGGCAGCGTCCTGATCGCGGTGGGCGTGGCGCTCACCGGCCTGGCCGACGGGATCGTCGGCTACACGGTGTCGGTCGTGGTCTGGTCGCTGGGCGAGGTCGTCGTCGCGGGGATCGCCGCGGGCGTCGTCGCGAACCTGGCCCCGGCACACGCCCGCGGCCGCTACCAGGGAGCCTTCAGCTGGACCTGGGGCACGGCCCGCTTCGCGGCCCTGACGGTGGGCGTCGCGGCGTACACGACGCTGGGCCCGGCGGCCCTGTGGTGGACGGCCCTGGTGGCGGGCACGGCGGCCGCGGCGGCGACGGTGGCCCTGACGACCCGGGTCCAGCGCCGCACGGCCCACGAACTGGCGGCCTGA
- a CDS encoding DUF4287 domain-containing protein, with amino-acid sequence MSENPAVAKGPASYFPSIEKKYGRPVSEWQELIRSSPLTQHMELVSWLKTEHGLGHGHANALVAHTLAEGGGA; translated from the coding sequence GTGTCCGAGAACCCCGCCGTCGCCAAGGGTCCCGCCAGTTACTTTCCCTCCATCGAGAAGAAGTACGGGCGGCCCGTCTCCGAGTGGCAGGAGCTCATCCGTTCCTCGCCCCTCACCCAGCACATGGAGCTCGTCTCGTGGCTGAAGACCGAGCACGGTCTCGGGCACGGACACGCCAACGCCCTCGTCGCCCATACGCTGGCGGAGGGCGGCGGAGCGTAG
- a CDS encoding FtsX-like permease family protein, with amino-acid sequence MALGSALGVACLAAVLTIPSILAVHDARTAARETRTGEGGSFVHLERKDPYGVQPLRRVFVARTTSGLAPVAPGVDRLPEAGEAVVSPRLRDILSANPKATGLVPGRVTGTIGPKGLGSPDDLYAYIGTTPTALPDAIPLGGFGRAHSSQRIIESSTLDILRFTLGCIVLLPLVIFLSVCARLSGESRARRLAALRLVGLSFRDTLRVNAGESLVATFVGAVLGVVGYLGINEVMARVGLPGLHWYPADGRPEASTVAVCLLGCPALAWVVGLFSARRAALSPISVRRTGERKPPRKYGTLLLIPGIGVIGGYCVLSVMGRDPSGGSASSVLVPGAVLLTGAGLVFGLAPITAWLARRLAGVAKSLPVALAMRRTEVDPGSSLRVATGLVLLLFGASLTQGVLVELDQVSRRTAPLQEYNISLSELEPAQRQALAKVPGVRTELVSYGSWSSPSESYVPGTDLVVATCAQLTDYTQRVSGCVDGKIMQLRDDRTTFEYDPKPGERYPFEVAGGRKVVFTVPRERVDVHPYDVSVFDSGTLLVPPALVPPNLVDSAGTLTLVSDADPATIRSVLDGVGAIAPTASVEPVGIVIDALAQLTVIRSLLVVGMVLGLVIGVAAFVVSVADRAMERRGQVTALALLGARAGTLRVVQVVQVVLPLVVGLGAAIVTGWLAESSYLITGGGAVHWDWEGLPWLFACALAVLLAAALASVPMVRRHIDPEHIRRD; translated from the coding sequence ATGGCACTCGGCTCCGCGCTCGGCGTAGCGTGTCTGGCTGCTGTTCTCACCATTCCTTCGATCCTCGCCGTGCACGACGCCCGCACCGCTGCCAGGGAAACCAGAACTGGCGAAGGAGGATCCTTCGTTCACCTCGAACGCAAGGATCCGTACGGTGTGCAGCCGCTCCGTCGCGTCTTCGTCGCCCGCACGACATCAGGTCTCGCGCCTGTCGCTCCGGGCGTCGACAGACTCCCGGAGGCCGGCGAGGCCGTCGTATCACCCAGGTTGCGCGACATCCTCTCCGCCAACCCGAAGGCAACTGGCCTTGTGCCTGGTCGCGTGACCGGAACAATCGGGCCGAAGGGGCTGGGTAGCCCCGATGACCTCTACGCGTACATCGGTACTACTCCCACTGCGCTTCCCGACGCGATCCCGCTCGGCGGGTTCGGCCGCGCGCACTCCTCACAGAGGATCATCGAGTCCTCAACCCTCGACATCCTGCGGTTCACCCTCGGGTGCATCGTGCTACTCCCCCTCGTCATCTTCCTCTCCGTCTGCGCACGGCTCTCCGGAGAATCCCGGGCCCGTCGCCTCGCCGCTCTCCGTCTCGTCGGGCTCAGCTTCAGGGACACCCTTCGCGTCAATGCCGGGGAGAGCCTGGTCGCCACGTTTGTCGGGGCCGTACTCGGGGTCGTGGGGTACCTCGGAATCAACGAGGTCATGGCGCGGGTCGGATTGCCCGGGCTGCACTGGTACCCGGCGGACGGGCGGCCCGAAGCCTCGACGGTGGCCGTGTGCCTGCTCGGGTGTCCGGCCCTCGCCTGGGTCGTCGGACTGTTCAGTGCGCGGCGGGCGGCCCTGTCGCCGATCAGCGTCCGGCGGACTGGGGAGCGCAAGCCGCCGAGGAAGTACGGGACTCTGCTGTTGATCCCGGGGATCGGGGTCATCGGCGGGTACTGCGTGCTCAGCGTGATGGGGCGGGACCCGTCCGGAGGCTCGGCCAGTTCCGTACTCGTGCCCGGCGCCGTGTTGTTGACCGGTGCCGGGCTCGTCTTCGGTTTGGCGCCGATCACCGCCTGGCTCGCGCGACGGCTGGCCGGGGTGGCGAAGTCGCTTCCCGTGGCGTTGGCTATGCGGCGTACGGAGGTCGATCCGGGGTCCTCGCTGCGGGTGGCCACCGGGCTCGTGCTGCTGCTGTTCGGGGCCTCACTCACGCAGGGGGTGCTCGTCGAGCTGGACCAGGTCAGCCGGAGGACCGCTCCTCTCCAGGAGTACAACATCAGCTTGAGTGAACTCGAGCCTGCGCAGCGCCAGGCTCTGGCGAAGGTTCCGGGCGTCCGGACCGAGCTGGTCTCGTACGGCTCCTGGAGTTCGCCGAGCGAGAGCTACGTACCGGGCACCGACCTAGTCGTCGCCACCTGCGCGCAGCTCACCGACTACACCCAGCGGGTGTCGGGCTGTGTCGACGGGAAGATCATGCAACTACGCGACGACCGCACCACCTTCGAATACGACCCGAAACCGGGAGAGCGCTACCCCTTCGAGGTGGCGGGCGGGCGGAAGGTCGTGTTCACCGTCCCGCGTGAGCGTGTCGACGTGCACCCCTATGACGTGTCCGTCTTCGACTCGGGCACCCTGCTCGTGCCGCCTGCGCTCGTGCCTCCGAATCTGGTGGATTCGGCCGGCACCCTCACCCTCGTCAGTGACGCCGACCCCGCCACCATCCGTTCCGTTCTCGACGGGGTCGGGGCCATCGCGCCCACCGCGTCCGTCGAGCCCGTCGGGATCGTGATCGATGCGCTCGCTCAGCTCACCGTGATTCGGAGTCTGCTGGTCGTCGGCATGGTGCTCGGGCTGGTCATCGGGGTTGCCGCGTTCGTCGTGTCCGTTGCCGATCGGGCCATGGAGCGGCGGGGGCAGGTCACCGCGCTCGCCTTGTTGGGGGCTCGGGCCGGGACGTTGCGGGTGGTGCAGGTCGTGCAGGTGGTGTTGCCGCTGGTGGTGGGGTTGGGGGCGGCCATCGTCACCGGGTGGCTCGCCGAGTCCAGTTATCTGATCACCGGGGGCGGTGCCGTGCACTGGGACTGGGAAGGGCTGCCGTGGCTCTTCGCCTGCGCGCTGGCCGTGCTCCTCGCGGCCGCCCTCGCCTCCGTACCCATGGTGCGGCGGCACATCGATCCCGAGCACATTCGACGGGATTGA